The Amphiura filiformis unplaced genomic scaffold, Afil_fr2py scaffold_185, whole genome shotgun sequence genome includes the window AGAGCAGAAGTCTAAGTTTAGTAATCTACAGATGCTGACTTACTGCTAATGTGCTTACACGAATAACCTCCAATAAGTCAATAATATATCAATGGTCacaataaaatgataataaaatttCAATCGATTTAATCAACatcaacatgaacaataataagatctacttacatgttcctgtcggcggggctgcttcatcactcatatccgtacagtcattagtgccatcacaagtttgagttgCTGGATTATAGCATGCTGATTTGTCTCCACAGATCACCTCGggaagagtacaacctggggTTAGATTATCAGCAAAACATACAGCCATTATTTTACAGATGCTTACTCTATATTGCTTTAATCGACATCGACATGAACAATAATCAGATCAacttacatgttcctgtcggcgggcctgcttcatcactcatatctgtacagtcattagtgccatcacagGTTTGAGTTGCTGGATTATAGCATGCTGAGCTGTCTCCGCAAAgcacctcaggaagagtacaacctggaGTTAGAACGTCAGCAAAACATACAGTAATTATTTTAAGATTTCTGATATTGCTCTTTCTTGTGCCCCGGGCTTGTGCCTATGCTTCCTCTTATGCATACTTAAATCAATGAATTATAAAGCTGTCACGgtagagtgattttcaaatttgaatctGTATAGTCAATATCAAGAAGAATAACGacatttcacaccaccaaataaaaaGGTGTCCTTAATATTGCCGCCTGTTTCAATTCTTAGAAAAAACCTTACACAGATAAGTTCTACTTAAAAATTAACAGAAGTTTCCATAATTTTAGCTACTTTTGGATTGGTTATGAATAGTAATATTAAATTCTCAAAGCAACAAATGTTATCTGAACTTTACTATCTCTAATGTGACGTCCTCTACCTGCAGGAGACCCTTAGAAGGAGCGACAACATGCGCTCATCCAAAGTACGGAGTACTCTTGAGGGTCATTGGCTCAATTCGAACGGTGTCATGGGAAGGCctaaatttaatctacagatgctgACTTACTGCTAATTTGCTTACTTTAATGAATACACGAATAACctccaataaatcaataatatatcagTGATCACGGTAAAATGGTAGTAAAATTTCAATCGATCTAATCAACatcaacatgaacaataatacGATCTTCTTACATGTTCCTATCGGCGGGGCTGCTTcgtcactcatatctgtacaatcattagtgccatcacaagtttgagttgCTGGATTATAGCATGCTGATTTGTCTCCACATATCACCGCGGGAAGAGTACAACCTAAGGTTAGATTATCAGTAAAACATACAGCCATTATTTTACAGATAAATCCCTTTAAAAAATCAGAAATTGCTCTTTCGTACGCGTATGCTTACTTTATAATTGCTTTAATCGACATCGACAAGAGCAATAATCagatctacttacatgttcctgtcggcggacctgcttcatcactcatatctgtacagtcattagtgccatcacaagtttgagttgCTGGATTATAGCATGCTGAGCTGTCTCGGCAGatcacctcaggaagagtacaacctggggTTAGATCATCAGGAAAACATACAGTCTCTATTTTACAGATATACCCCGTAAACAATTAAGCGATTGCTCTTTCATGCGACTATGCGTACTATTCAAATGATTTACTCAACATCACAACatcaacatgaacaataataagatctacttacatgttcctgtcggcggacctgcttcatcactcatatctgtacaatcattagtgccatcacaagtttgagttgttggattataacATGCTGAGCTGTCTCCGCAGATCACttcaggaagagtacaacctggggTTAGAACGTCAGCAAAATATTCAGACATTATTTTAGAGTTCTGAGATTGCTCCTTCTTACGCCCATTCTCCCTCTTACGCATACTTAAATCAATGAATTATAAAGCAGTCACAGTAGagtaattttaaaagttgaattgGTATAGTCAACATCTACaacatgaataacgacatttcataCCACCAAATAGAAATAGGATTGAGTACCCTTAATATTGCTGCCTGTTCAAATTCTTACGAAAAACCTTACACAgataaattaaacattaaaatgggcagatatttgcataattttagctaCATTTGGATTAGTTAGTGAATAGTAATGTTAAATTCTACAAGCAACAAATCTTATCTGAACCTTGCAGCAATCTCTAATGTGACGCATAAATGGGGCGacaacattgtattgtattgtaaactcaacccagaaagtatcgaaacgattatagatggtcagatatatcaggaactgaaatatatagcaaaaacttatttaatgtatataaagcgcagctttctcccgCGCATTTCGATaccttttgttgctctacgatatcatttggtcgagttactGGCGCTTGAGTGGCTCCAAGTAGGATTtttaaagttgcacttagctcctattccaGTCTTTGGAGTCCAGTAAGTTCCCAAGCTTCCGTGTAAGAATCATACCCAGAATAATTGGGCAGGCACGTTTCTGGATATTCTCCAGCCTGTCAGATTGCTCGGCAGTCAGACTACTATGCCAGACTGGGGTGGCATATTCTACCACTGGGCGCACATAAGAAACAAACACATGAACTAGGTCCTCAACTGGAAGTCCAAGTCGTTTAAAACGATTGAGCATATATAGCCTACGGCTACCTTTGCTGATCATATTGTTTACCTGAATATCCCAACTCAGATTTGATTGGATGCTAAGACCCAGAATTTTGGTCTCAATAACCACCTCAAGCTCCTTCCCACCAATCTTGACAACAGGTAGACTAGGTGGGCAGCGTTTAAAGCAGATCTGAATCGCTTTGAACTTTGAAGGGTTGAGCTTGAGGTAGTGACTGTTAGCCCAATCATCAAGGTCCCGAACATCCATATCAATCTTGATTGGCTGAATGGTGGTACGGATCTTTGCAAGGCTCATGTCATCAAACTGTGGGTCCTGGCATTCACAGAAGCGCTGTTAATCATACCGATGAATGTGATAAGCCCGAACTTCGTCCCCTGGGGTACTCCACAGTTTGCCAATCTGATGTGGCAGTGTGATAGCGGACTCTTTGCCTACTTAACGTGAGAAAGTCTGCAATCCAGGGAATTATTTCAATTCTCACACCAAGATCACACAATCCTAGCTACGTTTGGATTGGTTATGAATAGTAATATTAAATTCTCCAAGCAACAAATCTTATCTAATCTCTAATGTGACATCCTCTACCTGCAGGATACACATAGATGGGGCGAGAACATGCGCTCATCAAAAGTACAGAGTACTCTCGAGGGTCATTGGATTAATTCTAAATGTGCCATGGGAAGAGCAGAAGTctaaatttaatctacagatgctAACTTACTGTTAATGTACTTACTTTAATGAATACACGGATAACCTCCAATAACTCAATCAGTGATCACACGAAAATGATAATAAATTTCAATCGATTTAATCAATATGCACAATAATCAGATTTATTTACATGTTCCTGTCggcggggctgcttcatcactcatatctgtacagtcattagttCCATCACAACTTTGAATTGTAggattatagcatgcagatttgtctccgcatatcacctcaggaagagtacaacctagGGGTAGATCATGAGGAAAGTGTAAAGCCATTATTTTCCAGACGTATCACTTAACACGTTCAGATATTGCTCATTCATACATCTATGTATATACTTTAATCAATTTATTTATCatcaacatgaacaataataagcgACTAATAAGATCTACGTACATGTGCCTGTTGGCgggcctgcttcatcactcatatctgtacagtcattagtgccatcacaagtttgagttgttggattatagcatgcagatttgtctccgcatatcacctcaggaagagtacaacctagGGGTAGATCATGAGGAAAGTGTAAAGCCATTATTTTACAGATGTTTCACTCAAAAGGTTCAGAGTTTGCTCATTCTTGCGTCTATGCAAATTCTTTAAtcgatttattattttattatcaacatgaacaataataagcgactaataagatctacttacatgtgcctgttggcggggctgcttcatcactcatatctgtacagtcattagtgccatcacaagtttgagttgttggattatagcatccTGAGCTGTCTGCGCAGaccacctcaggaagagtacaaccttGGGTTAGAAAATAAGGAAAACATGCAGCCGTTATTTTACACATATATAATACTATTTAATAGCTCCAGAGATTGCTCTTCTTGCAAACATGTATATAgctctctaaaaagtactttcttATGCTGATATTTATCCTTCAATCGATTTGATCAACATCAGCATCAGCATGAACAAtaataagatctacttacatgttcctgctgGCGGGGCTGCATCACTTATTTTACAGATATACTCCTAATATGGTTCGGAGATTGCTCTTTCTGACATATACGCTTGCTCTTCAATCGGTTTAATCAACATGAGCAATAAAaagatctacttacatgttcctgtcggcggggctgcttcatcactcatatctgtacagtcattggtGCCATCACAcctttgagttgttggattatagcatgcagatttgtctccgcatatTACCTCAGGAAGCGTACAACCTAAGGATAGATCATAAGGAAAATATACAGCCTTTTTTTACAGATGTATTCCTCAAAAGGTTCAGAGATTACTCTTTCTTACGCCTATGCGTACtctttaattgatttaattaacatgaacatgaacaataataaaatctacttacatgtgcctgtcggcgggcctgcttcatcactcatatctgtacagtcattagtcccatcacaactttgagttgttggattatagcatgcagatttgtctccgcatatcacctcaggaagagtacaacctagGGGTAGATCATGGGGCAAGTTTAAAGCCATTATTTTACAGATTTTATTCTGTAATCGatttatttattatcaacatTAACAATAACAAGTGACTAATAAGATCTACTTTACTTACATGTGCCTGTTGGCgggcctgcttcatcactcatatctgtacagtcattagtgccatcacaagtttgagttgttggattatagcatccTGAGCTGTCTGCGCAGaccacctcaggaagagtacaacctggggTTAGAACATGAGGAAAACTTGCAGCCGTTATTTTACACATAATACTCTTTAATAGGTCCAGAGATTGCATCACATGTATATAgctctctaaaaagtactttcttATGCTGATATTTATCCTTCAATCGATCCTTCATCAACATCAGCATGATCAAtaataagatctacttacatgttcctgctgGCGGGGCTGCATCACTTATTTTACAGATATACTCCTAAAATGGTTCAGAGATTGCTCTTTCTGACATATGCTTGCTCTTCAATCGGTTTAATCAACATGAACAATGAtaaaatctacttacatgttcctgtcggcggggctgcttcatcactcatatctgtacagtcattagtgccatcacaactttgagttgttggattatagcatgcagatttgtctccgcatatcacctcaggaagagtacaacctagGGGTAGTTCATGAGGAAAGTGTAAAGCCATTATTTTACAGATGTTTCACTCAAAGGTTCAGAGATTGCTCATTCTTGCGTCTATGCATATTCTTTAAtcgatttattattttattatcaacatgaacaataataagcgactaataagatctacttacatgtgcctgttggcggggctgcttcatcactcatatctgtacagtcattagtgccatcacaagtttgagttgttggattatagcatccTGAGCTGTCTGCGCAGaccacctcaggaagagtacaacctggggTTAGAACATAAGGGAAACATGCAGCCGTTATTTTGCACATATATAATActctttaaagtcataatgtacgatcttataatatgaatttggtaaattgttttcaaacatgattttttggcatatttgtaatgtttacacatgtcacaacttgcacttaaatggaatcagccaaatttgttgtgtttatgggtaaacagagcaaagtccgacataaagtcataattctttgaattacgactttatgtcctcccatagaactgcgtgttatacggtcaaaataacaagcagtgtttctttcactttacctcgttatttcagctcaaaatggacagaaaccattcccgataattattactagtaatatttcagcattttgagtatataatgacaaatttaaaatttgaaggaaatcgtacattaagcctttaataggTCCAGAGATTGCTCTTCTTGCAAACATGCATATAgctctctaaaaagtactttcttATGCTGATATTTATCCTTCAATCGATTTGATCAACATCAGCATCAGCATGAACAAtaataagatctacttacatgttcctgctgGCGGGGCTGCATCACTTATTTTACAGATATACTCCTAATATGGTTCGGAGATTGCTCTTTCTGACATATATGCTTGCTCTTCAATCGGTTTAACCAACATGAGCAATAAaagatctacttacatgttcctgtcggcggggctgcttcatcactcatatctgtacagtcattggtGCCATCACAcctttgagttgttggattatagcatgcagatttgtctccgcatatTACCTCAGGAAGCGTACAACCTAAGGATAGATCATAAGGAAAATGTACAGCCTTTTTTTACAGATGTATTTCTCAAAAGGTTCAGAGATTACACTTTCTTAGGACTGTGCGTACtctttaattgatttaattaacatgaacatgaacaataaaaaatctacttacatgtgcctgtcGGCGGGCcagcttcatcactcatatctgtacagtcattagtgccatcacaactttgagttgttggattatagcatgcagatttgtctccgcatatcacctcaggaagagtacaacctagGGGTAGATCATGGGGAAAGTTTAAAGCCATTATTTTACAGATTTTATTCTGTAATCGatttatttattatcaacatGAACAATAACAAGCGACTAATAAGATCTACTTTACTTACATGTGCCTGTTggcggggctgcttcatcactcatatctgtacagtcattagtgccatcacaagtttgagttgttggattatagcatccTGAGCTGTCTGCGCAGaccacctcaggaagagtacaacctggggTTAGAACATGAGGAAAACTTGCAGCCGTTATTTTACACATAATACTCTTTAATAGGTCCAGAGATTGCATCACATGTATATAgctctctaaaaagtactttcttATGCTGATATTTATCCTTCAATCGATCCGTCATCAACATCAGCATGATCAAtaataagatctacttacatgttcctgctgGCGGGGCTGCATCACTTATTTTACAGATATACTCCTAAAATGGTTCAGAGATTGCTCTTTCTGACATATGCTTGCTCTTCAATCGGTTTAATCAACATGAACAATGAtaaaatctacttacatgttcctgtcggcggggctgcttcatcactcatatctgtacagtcattagtgccatcacaactttgagttgttggattatagcatgcagatttgtctccgcatatcacctcaggaagagtacaacctagGGGTAGTTCATGAGGAAAGTGTAAAGCCATTATTTTACAGATGTTTCACTCAAAGGTTCAGAGATTGCTCATTCTTGCGTCTATGCATATTCTTTAAtcgatttattattttattatcaacatgaacaataataagcgactaataagatctacttacatgtgcctgttggcggggctgcttcatcactcatatctgtacagtcattagtgccatcacaagtttgagttgttggattatagcatccTGAGCTGTCTGCGCAGaccacctcaggaagagtacaacctggggTTAGAACATAAGGGAAACATGCAGCCGTTATTTTGCACATATATAATActctttaaagtcataatgtacgatcttataatatgaatttggtaaattgttttcaaacatgattttttggcatatttgtaatgtttacacatgtcacaacttgcacttaaatggaatcagccaaatttgttgtgtttatgggtaaacagagcaaagtccgacataaagtcataattctttgaattacgactttatgtcctcccatagaactgcgtgttatacggtcaaaataacaagcagtgtttctttcactttacctcgttatttcagctcaaaatggacagaaaccattcccgataattattactagtattatttcagcattttgagtatataatgacaaatttaaaatttgaaggaaatcgtacattaagcctttaataggTCCAGAGATTGCTCTTCTTGCAAACATGCATATAgctctctaaaaagtactttcttATGCTGATATTTATCCTTCAATCGATTTGATCAACATCAGCATCAGCATGAACAAtaataagatctacttacatgttAATGCTGGCGGGGCTGCATCACTTATTTTACAGATATACTCCTAATATGGTTCGGAGATTGCTCTTTCTGACATATATGCTTGCTCTTCAATCGGTTTAATCAACATGAGCAATAAAaagatctacttacatgttcctgtcggcggggctgcttcatcactcatatctgtacagtcattggtGCCATCACAcctttgagttgttggattatagcatgcagatttgtctccgcatatTACCTCAGGAAGCGTACAACCTAAGGATAGATCATAAGGAAAATGTACAGCCTTTTTTTACAGATGTATTTCTCAAAAGGTTCAGAGATTACACTTTCTTAGGACTGTGCGTACtctttaattgatttaattaacatgaacatgaacaataaaaaatctacttacatgtgcctgtcGGCGGGCcagcttcatcactcatatctgtacagtcattagtgccatcacaactttgagttgttggattatagcatgcagatttgtctccgcatatcacctcaggaagagtacaacctagGGGTAGATCATGGGGAAAGTTTAAAGCCATTATTT containing:
- the LOC140145257 gene encoding uncharacterized protein, with the protein product MSLAKIRTTIQPIKIDMDVRDLDDWANSHYLKLNPSKFKAIQICFKRCPPSLPVVKIGGKELEVVIETKILGLSIQSNLSWDIQVNNMISKGSRRLYMLNRFKRLGLPVEDLVHVFVSYVRPVVEYATPVWHSSLTAEQSDRLENIQKRACPIILGMILTRKLGNLLDSKDWNRS